A region of Curvibacter sp. AEP1-3 DNA encodes the following proteins:
- a CDS encoding glutaredoxin domain-containing protein: MASRTSMALGLALLVMAGVTQAQGVYKIVGPDGKVTFSDKPPTAAQSAAGTATPVTPGGNATGADLPFELRQVVSKYPFTLYTSAQCAPCDSARTLLKSRGVPFSEKTIATAEDSEALQRLSGESTLPYATIGAQKLKGFSDTEWTQYLDAAGYPKNPMLPKSYRYPAATPLVAVQKATPPKAEPVAKPAEVAPPPAPSAPSPSNPAGITF, from the coding sequence ATGGCTTCACGCACTTCAATGGCACTGGGCTTGGCACTGCTGGTGATGGCAGGTGTCACGCAGGCTCAAGGCGTTTATAAAATCGTAGGGCCGGATGGAAAAGTCACGTTTTCCGACAAACCTCCTACCGCGGCCCAAAGCGCAGCCGGCACTGCAACGCCGGTCACACCGGGTGGCAATGCCACAGGTGCAGATCTGCCATTTGAATTGCGGCAGGTCGTCTCCAAATACCCGTTCACCTTGTACACATCGGCCCAGTGCGCCCCGTGCGACTCAGCACGCACGTTGCTGAAATCCCGCGGTGTGCCCTTTAGCGAAAAGACAATTGCAACCGCAGAGGACAGCGAGGCCCTGCAACGCCTCTCTGGCGAGTCCACCTTGCCTTATGCCACCATAGGCGCACAAAAACTCAAAGGTTTCTCCGATACAGAGTGGACCCAGTACCTGGATGCCGCTGGCTACCCCAAGAACCCGATGCTGCCCAAGTCCTACCGTTACCCGGCAGCCACGCCGTTGGTCGCCGTGCAGAAAGCCACGCCCCCCAAAGCGGAACCTGTGGCCAAGCCTGCTGAAGTTGCACCACCACCAGCCCCGTCGGCGCCATCACCGTCCAATCCGGCCGGTATTACGTTCTAG